From a single Capsicum annuum cultivar UCD-10X-F1 chromosome 12, UCD10Xv1.1, whole genome shotgun sequence genomic region:
- the LOC107851848 gene encoding serine/threonine/tyrosine-protein kinase HT1 isoform X1, giving the protein MATCFNPFRLRRSKSKPLTLPSSSSRTQWNSFDIETMDKKRFDSLESWSMILESDNVESWEVSKEDQEEWTADLSQLFIGNKFASGAHSRIYRGIYKQRAVAVKMVRIPTHKEETRAKLEQQFKSEVRLLSRLYHLNIVQFIAACKKPPVYCIIMEYMSQGTLRMYLNKKEPYSLSIETILRLALDISRGMEYLHSQGVIHRDLKSSNLLLNDEMRVKVADFGTSCLETQCREAKGNMGTYRWMAPEMIKEKPYTRKVDVYSFGIVLWELTTALLPFQGMTPVQAAFAVAEKNERPPLPASCQPALAHLIKRCWAANPSKRPDFTDIVSALEKYDECVKEGLPLTLHSGPVSRNAILERLKGCVSMSSSVIVHV; this is encoded by the exons ATGGCTACTTGTTTTAATCCTTTTAGGCTAAGAAGGTCTAAGAGTAAACCATTAACATTGCCTTCTTCATCATCAAGAACTCAGTGGAATTCATTTGATATTGAAACGATGGATAAGAAAAGATTTGATAGTTTAGAGTCATGGTCGATGATATtagaatcagataatgttgaaagTTGGGAAGTTTCGAAAGAGGATCAAGAGGAATGGACAGCTGATTTGTCTCAGTTGTTTATCGGTAACAAGTTTGCTTCTGGTGCACATAGCAGGATTTATAGAGGAATTTACAAGCAAAGAGCAGTTGCGGTGAAAATGGTGAGGATTCCAACTCATAAGGAGGAAACTAGAGCTAAGCTTGAACAACAGTTCAAGTCTGAAGTTCGTCTGCTTTCGCGTTTGTATCATCTCAATATTGTGCAG TTCATTGCAGCTTGTAAAAAGCCTCCTGTATACTGTATCATTATGGAGTACATGTCACAAGGAACTCTGAGGATGTATCTCAACAAGAAAGAGCCTTATTCACTTTCGATAGAAACTATTCTGAGGTTAGCTCTCGATATATCACGAGGGATGGAGTATCTTCATTCACAAGGGGTGATCCATAGAGACCTCAAATCAAGTAATTTACTTCTGAATGACGAAATGCGTGTCAAGGTTGCAGATTTTGGAACGTCTTGTCTTGAAACACAGTGCCGGGAAGCTAAAGGAAATATGGGAACTTACCGTTGGATGGCACCAGAGATGATTAAGGAAAAACCTTATACTCGTAAAGTTGATGTGTACAGCTTCGGAATTGTGCTGTGGGAGCTCACGACAGCTCTGTTACCATTTCAAGGAATGACACCCGTGCAAGCCGCTTTTGCTGTTGCTGAAAAG AACGAACGACCACCTTTGCCAGCCAGTTGCCAACCAGCACTTGCACACCTCATAAAGCGCTGCTGGGCAGCGAACCCCTCGAAGAGACCAGACTTCACTGACATTGTTTCCGCTCTAGAGAAATACGACGAATGTGTCAAGGAAGGCCTCCCTCTGACTCTCCATTCAGGACCAGTTAGTCGAAACGCCATTCTTGAACGCTTGAAAGGCTGTGTATCCATGAGTTCATCTGTAATTGTACATGTctga
- the LOC107851441 gene encoding uncharacterized membrane protein At1g16860, producing MGSRTGSHQLRNGLIVSGRPEQLKEKQPTVASRAIPYTGGDVKKSGELGKMYGIDFSSGDHHHYYNSMGGPPILKPSSRGCSSSGSIRSGSNSGQMGHVPIPTKSSSSSSGQLDGSIRVGSGSGQLCHGSIPKKLSSSSSGQLDGSIRVGSGSGQMGHGPIPKKSSLSSSGPIQPTGLITSGPLSSTTGRRSGQLEPAGSFKKVVYGSAVTGLTDDVKIKFKVSRVAMWVLVVVVLIGLMAGGFVMAAVKKSVILVGVGGVLAPIMVILVWNYAYKERGLVGFLRRYADAELRGAVDGQYVKVTGVVTCGSIPLETSFQRIPRCVYASTELLEYKGWAGKSAHPRHRCFSWGSRHSEKHVADFYISDFQTGLRALVKAGYGAKVAPFVKPTTVVDITRSNRELSPNFLRWLADRSLSSDDRVMRLKEGYIKEGSTVSVTGVVRRQDNVLMIVPPPEPISTGCQWTRCLLPTYVEGLILTCDDTQNADVIPV from the exons ATGGGTTCTCGAACCGGGTCACACCAGCTAAGAAATGGGTTAATTGTATCGGGTCGACCCGAACAGCTCAAAGAGAAGCAACCCACTGTTGCTTCCCGCGCTATTCCTTACACTGGCGGGGATGTGAAGAAGTCCGGTGAGCTTGGAAAAATGTACGGTATAGATTTCTCTAGTGGGGACCACCACCACTACTACAACTCAATGGGGGGCCCACCAATTCTGAAACCGTCTTCAAGGGGTTGTTCATCTAGTGGATCCATTAGATCCGGGTCGAATTCGGGTCAAATGGGTCACGTCCCAATTCCCACGAAATCGTCTTCTTCGAGCTCCGGGCAGCTTGATGGTTCCATTAGAGTCGGGTCGGGTTCGGGTCAATTGTGTCACGGCTCAATTCCCAAGAAATTGTCCTCTTCGAGCTCCGGGCAGCTCGATGGGTCCATTAGAGTCGGGTCGGGTTCGGGTCAAATGGGTCACGGCCCGATTCCCAAGAAATCATCTTTATCCAGCTCTGGGCCAATTCAGCCAACAGGTTTAATTACTTCCGGTCCATTGAGTTCCACTACAGGTCGGCGGTCGGGTCAGCTTGAACCGGCCGGTTCGTTTAAGAAAGTTGTATACGGTTCAGCTGTGACCGGTTTAACTGATGATGTTAAGATTAAGTTTAAGGTTTCGAGAGTGGCAATGTGGGTTCTGGTTGTGGTGGTGTTGATTGGTTTAATGGCTGGTGGTTTTGTAATGGCAGCAGTGAAAAAATCAGTGATTTTGGTGGGTGTTGGTGGGGTTTTAGCTCCAATTATGGTGATTTTAGTGTGGAATTACGCGTACAAAGAGCGAGGATTGGTGGGTTTTTTGAGAAGATATGCTGATGCTGAGCTTAGAGGTGCTGTTGATGGACAGTATGTGAAGGTTACTGGG GTTGTCACCTGCGGCAGTATCCCTCTTGAAACAAGTTTTCAGCGGATACCAAGATGTGTATATGCTTCTACAGAATTGCTTGAATACAAAGGTTGGGCTGGAAAATCTGCACATCCTAGACACCGTTGCTTTTCATGGGGAAGCAGGCATTCAGAG AAACATGTTGCCGATTTCTATATATCAGACTTCCAGACTGGATTAAGAGCGCTGGTTAAGGCAGGCTACGGAGCAAAGGTGGCGCCATTTGTAAAACCAACAACAGTTGTTGATATAACGAGGAGTAACAGGGAGTTGTCTCCCAACTTCCTGCGCTGGCTCGCTGATCGTAGCCTCTCGAGTGATGACCGTGTAATGCGTCTGAAAGAAGG TTACATCAAAGAAGGGAGTACCGTAAGTGTCACGGGCGTAGTAAGACGCCAAGACAACGTGCTAATGATCGTTCCACCACCCGAGCCTATATCAACAGGCTGTCAATGGACACGTTGTCTTCTTCCCACCTACGTAGAAGGTCTCATCTTAACCTGTGACGATACTCAGAACGCCGATGTAATTCCTGTATAG
- the LOC107851848 gene encoding serine/threonine/tyrosine-protein kinase HT1 isoform X2, whose amino-acid sequence MATCFNPFRLRRSKSKPLTLPSSSSRTQWNSFDIETMDKKRFDSLESWSMILESDNVESWEVSKEDQEEWTADLSQLFIGNKFASGAHSRIYRGIYKQRAVAVKMFIAACKKPPVYCIIMEYMSQGTLRMYLNKKEPYSLSIETILRLALDISRGMEYLHSQGVIHRDLKSSNLLLNDEMRVKVADFGTSCLETQCREAKGNMGTYRWMAPEMIKEKPYTRKVDVYSFGIVLWELTTALLPFQGMTPVQAAFAVAEKNERPPLPASCQPALAHLIKRCWAANPSKRPDFTDIVSALEKYDECVKEGLPLTLHSGPVSRNAILERLKGCVSMSSSVIVHV is encoded by the exons ATGGCTACTTGTTTTAATCCTTTTAGGCTAAGAAGGTCTAAGAGTAAACCATTAACATTGCCTTCTTCATCATCAAGAACTCAGTGGAATTCATTTGATATTGAAACGATGGATAAGAAAAGATTTGATAGTTTAGAGTCATGGTCGATGATATtagaatcagataatgttgaaagTTGGGAAGTTTCGAAAGAGGATCAAGAGGAATGGACAGCTGATTTGTCTCAGTTGTTTATCGGTAACAAGTTTGCTTCTGGTGCACATAGCAGGATTTATAGAGGAATTTACAAGCAAAGAGCAGTTGCGGTGAAAATG TTCATTGCAGCTTGTAAAAAGCCTCCTGTATACTGTATCATTATGGAGTACATGTCACAAGGAACTCTGAGGATGTATCTCAACAAGAAAGAGCCTTATTCACTTTCGATAGAAACTATTCTGAGGTTAGCTCTCGATATATCACGAGGGATGGAGTATCTTCATTCACAAGGGGTGATCCATAGAGACCTCAAATCAAGTAATTTACTTCTGAATGACGAAATGCGTGTCAAGGTTGCAGATTTTGGAACGTCTTGTCTTGAAACACAGTGCCGGGAAGCTAAAGGAAATATGGGAACTTACCGTTGGATGGCACCAGAGATGATTAAGGAAAAACCTTATACTCGTAAAGTTGATGTGTACAGCTTCGGAATTGTGCTGTGGGAGCTCACGACAGCTCTGTTACCATTTCAAGGAATGACACCCGTGCAAGCCGCTTTTGCTGTTGCTGAAAAG AACGAACGACCACCTTTGCCAGCCAGTTGCCAACCAGCACTTGCACACCTCATAAAGCGCTGCTGGGCAGCGAACCCCTCGAAGAGACCAGACTTCACTGACATTGTTTCCGCTCTAGAGAAATACGACGAATGTGTCAAGGAAGGCCTCCCTCTGACTCTCCATTCAGGACCAGTTAGTCGAAACGCCATTCTTGAACGCTTGAAAGGCTGTGTATCCATGAGTTCATCTGTAATTGTACATGTctga